A window of the Cucurbita pepo subsp. pepo cultivar mu-cu-16 chromosome LG01, ASM280686v2, whole genome shotgun sequence genome harbors these coding sequences:
- the LOC111778321 gene encoding uncharacterized protein LOC111778321 produces the protein MCWNSLMLPVLLLLFRFSASLDAQLQNTDRVERNEVIEIGFGRRALLSFKETPQGSNVTFECSRSGPCIACLYSEKNDEKYRCSETGYRIPLKCVEIKDTSRVSNEKKSHDGRSMLEMSYEHKLVIPVLNDASGHASPIAHRNLRDGSISGTDGAQAYTTYRSCIPSVNEEKLSVLGFEGIVLCLLLVSGSFIYIRRKRTVSTAGFASGRLQSNSRF, from the exons ATGTGTTGGAATTCTTTGATGCTTCctgttcttctccttcttttcaGATTCTCTGCTTCACTTGACGCCCAATTGCAGAATAC AGACAGAGTTGAGAGGAACGAAGTAATTGAGATAGGGTTTGGGCGCAGAGCTCTGTTGAGTTTCAAAGAGACTCCACAGGGAAGTAACGTTACCTTTGAATGCTCTCGTTCTGGCCCCTGTATTGCCTGCCTCTACTCTGAAAAG AATGATGAAAAATATCGCTGCAGTGAGACTGGCTACCGTATTCCCCTGAAATGTGTGGAGATCAAAGACACTTCAAGAGTTTCCAATGAGAAAAAATCTCATGATGGTCGCTCAATGCTTGAAATGTCTTATGAGCACAAGCTAGTGATCCCTGTGCTGAATGATGCAAGTGGTCATGCTTCACCAATTGCACACAGAAATTTAAGAGATGGTTCTATCTCAGGAACAGATGGTGCTCAGGCTTACACCACTTATAGAAGCTGTATTCCATCAGTTAATGAAGAAAAGTTGTCTGTACTTGGTTTTGAG GGCATTGTGCTATGTTTACTGCTGGTAAGTGGTTCATTTATTTACATCAGAAGGAAGCGAACTGTTTCAACGGCTGGTTTTGCTTCTGGCAGGCTGCAGTCAAATTCCAGGttttag